A single window of Leptospira wolffii serovar Khorat str. Khorat-H2 DNA harbors:
- a CDS encoding phosphoadenylyl-sulfate reductase: MSPIDLANKIRGLGLEESLAVLAKEFPGQVVFSTSFGLEDQVITHAIYSQNLDIRVFTLDTGRLFSETYELHKRTNAMYGKKIQTFFPDSDAVEALVNEKGPDSFYDSIENRKECCHIRKVVPLNRALVGAKIWITGIRNEQSGSRENLPSVELDAARDILKFHPILDWSWEKVQSYVEEKRIPYNPLHDKGFPSIGCAPCTRAVLPGEDFRAGRWWWENEATKECGLHWVDGKLVRKKGSTA, from the coding sequence ATGAGCCCGATCGACCTGGCAAACAAGATCCGAGGCTTGGGTCTAGAGGAATCCCTGGCCGTTCTCGCCAAGGAATTCCCGGGTCAGGTCGTATTCTCCACGAGTTTCGGTTTGGAAGATCAGGTGATCACTCACGCGATCTATTCGCAAAATCTGGATATCCGAGTCTTTACTTTGGATACCGGCAGATTATTCAGCGAGACCTACGAGCTGCATAAGAGGACAAACGCCATGTACGGAAAGAAGATACAAACCTTCTTTCCGGATTCCGATGCGGTGGAGGCCCTGGTTAACGAAAAAGGGCCGGACTCGTTTTACGATTCCATTGAAAATCGGAAAGAATGCTGTCATATTCGCAAAGTCGTTCCATTGAACCGCGCTCTTGTCGGCGCGAAAATTTGGATCACGGGAATCCGAAACGAACAATCGGGTTCTCGGGAAAATCTTCCTTCCGTCGAGCTGGATGCCGCCCGGGATATTTTGAAATTCCATCCTATTCTGGATTGGTCCTGGGAAAAAGTGCAAAGCTATGTGGAAGAAAAACGTATTCCGTATAATCCACTGCACGATAAGGGATTTCCTAGCATAGGATGCGCTCCTTGTACTAGAGCCGTGCTTCCTGGAGAGGATTTCCGGGCGGGACGTTGGTGGTGGGAAAACGAAGCCACTAAGGAATGCGGCTTGCATTGGGTGGACGGAAAACTGGTGAGAAAGAAAGGATCTACAGCATGA
- the cysD gene encoding sulfate adenylyltransferase subunit CysD: MTTRTRLSHLQQLEAESIYILREVAAQFERPALLFSGGKDSITLVHLALKAFRPGKFPFPLVHIDTGHNFPEALQFRDDLAERIGEKLIVRYVQDSIDQGKAVEEKGKFPSRNAIQTVTLLDTIAEFKFDACIGGARRDEEKARAKERVFSVRDEFGGWDPKLQRPELWNIYNGKIHVGENVRVFPISNWTELDVWEYIRSENIPLPSLYFSHKRQIVWRENVVFPVSKFVSLDSSDKVEEKTVRFRTVGDMTCTAAVESEANSLDDIIREIQTSRTTERGSRLDDKRSEAAMEERKRGGYF; the protein is encoded by the coding sequence ATGACGACTCGAACTCGTTTGTCTCATCTCCAACAATTGGAGGCGGAATCCATTTATATTCTGAGGGAAGTCGCGGCCCAATTCGAAAGGCCCGCGCTATTATTTTCCGGAGGAAAGGATTCCATTACTCTTGTGCATCTGGCTCTCAAGGCTTTTCGACCTGGTAAGTTTCCGTTTCCGTTGGTTCATATCGATACCGGTCATAATTTTCCGGAAGCATTACAATTTCGCGATGATCTTGCCGAGAGAATCGGTGAGAAGCTGATCGTTAGATATGTTCAGGATTCCATCGACCAAGGAAAAGCGGTGGAGGAAAAGGGAAAGTTTCCGAGTAGGAATGCGATCCAAACAGTTACCCTCCTGGATACGATCGCGGAATTCAAGTTCGACGCATGCATAGGCGGAGCGAGAAGGGACGAGGAAAAGGCCAGAGCTAAGGAAAGAGTCTTTTCCGTGAGAGACGAGTTCGGAGGCTGGGATCCCAAATTACAGAGGCCCGAACTTTGGAATATCTATAACGGCAAGATTCATGTCGGTGAAAACGTTCGGGTATTTCCGATAAGCAACTGGACCGAGTTGGATGTTTGGGAATATATCCGGTCCGAAAATATCCCGCTGCCTTCATTATATTTTTCTCATAAGCGTCAGATTGTTTGGAGAGAAAATGTGGTTTTTCCGGTCTCCAAATTCGTATCTTTGGACTCTTCCGATAAGGTGGAAGAGAAGACGGTTCGATTTAGAACCGTAGGAGATATGACCTGCACCGCCGCCGTGGAATCGGAGGCTAATTCCCTGGACGATATCATTCGCGAGATCCAAACTTCCCGAACCACGGAACGCGGTTCCAGATTGGACGATAAACGCTCCGAAGCCGCGATGGAAGAGAGAAAAAGAGGCGGTTATTTCTGA
- a CDS encoding sulfatase: MGYNKNRIMGMVCKYSIWVLPILILSTDFIVRDEILPNFKPLQWAFYVLSFIYSLILYSAVIILLRSLYQLGSKIAYWISLALITLFYTSSIIGSYGYYSFTGIMPNFFVFSFIFHEPLNSWAIFQGGFTRYSFILSLGLFVLIGFALWQTTILPPLKYRFQSIVRVGVVVVFLTISGFLHNNTRFNDQVYVADTNTIAFVWRNLYNHITGDSLGSAGLQSRNKPRLGQIANSPNFNVLFIITESLRRSSLGVYGYERNTSPFMDQLSKEADRNRYFLFKKAYSNSSSTLLSFPSILTGVSPSQPISMTHTYPLFWEYGKAANLSTFYITSHNLQWNNFEGFFRNSGIDFLWDKEKSGLKIFNDIGIDDRETVKEFKRKISELKADRKKFAGVLHFNTNHFPYIVPEESLVFPVQSVPDQYDNSVRHLDSLLEDVYGYLKEEGLLENTVVLFTSDHGESLFEHEYLGHIDSNYIETVSIPMLVYIPPVLQEKVNSQALRRNTDKLVANTDLIPTVIDLLDLETNSNVKNYTSHLEGKSLLRDIYGNRRIIITNNNEISLYKVGISYIKGNYHYMMNLTSLPAKEKLFDISVDPKELKDLWVSTSEENKIYFREEVKDCDVCVELFTSQNLPYIHRNQAVKTASIKNKAEAADSF; this comes from the coding sequence ATGGGATACAATAAAAATAGAATAATGGGGATGGTTTGCAAGTATTCCATCTGGGTGCTTCCGATTCTGATTCTCTCGACGGACTTCATTGTCAGGGACGAAATTCTTCCGAATTTCAAACCTCTGCAGTGGGCCTTCTATGTACTTTCCTTTATATACTCGCTGATTCTGTATTCTGCTGTCATAATTCTTCTTAGATCCCTGTACCAACTCGGTTCCAAGATCGCTTATTGGATCTCCTTGGCTCTAATCACGTTATTCTATACCTCGTCTATAATCGGGTCTTACGGTTATTATTCCTTCACGGGAATCATGCCTAACTTCTTCGTATTTTCCTTCATTTTTCACGAACCCTTAAATAGTTGGGCGATTTTCCAAGGCGGATTCACCCGTTATAGTTTTATCTTATCTCTCGGGCTTTTCGTTCTCATAGGTTTTGCACTTTGGCAGACCACCATTCTGCCTCCGTTAAAATACAGATTCCAGTCTATCGTGAGAGTGGGAGTCGTAGTCGTATTCTTAACGATCAGCGGATTTCTGCACAATAATACCCGATTCAACGATCAGGTTTACGTCGCCGATACGAATACGATCGCATTCGTCTGGAGAAATCTGTACAATCACATAACGGGCGATAGTCTAGGATCGGCGGGCCTCCAGTCCCGAAATAAGCCGCGTCTGGGTCAGATCGCAAACTCGCCCAATTTCAACGTATTATTCATCATAACGGAAAGTTTAAGAAGATCCAGCCTGGGCGTGTACGGATACGAAAGGAATACGAGCCCTTTTATGGATCAGCTTTCGAAGGAAGCGGATCGTAACCGTTATTTCCTATTCAAAAAAGCCTATTCTAATTCCAGCTCGACTCTACTTTCTTTTCCGAGCATTCTTACCGGAGTTTCCCCCTCCCAGCCTATTTCTATGACACATACGTATCCTCTTTTTTGGGAATATGGAAAGGCGGCAAATCTCTCCACCTTCTATATCACGAGTCATAACCTGCAATGGAATAATTTCGAAGGCTTCTTTAGGAATTCCGGAATCGATTTCCTTTGGGATAAGGAAAAAAGCGGTCTCAAGATCTTTAACGATATCGGTATCGACGATCGAGAAACCGTAAAAGAATTTAAACGTAAGATCTCTGAATTAAAGGCGGATCGTAAAAAATTCGCGGGAGTTCTTCATTTCAACACCAATCATTTTCCTTATATCGTTCCGGAGGAATCCTTGGTATTTCCGGTCCAATCGGTTCCGGATCAATACGATAATTCCGTAAGACATCTAGATAGTCTTCTCGAAGACGTTTACGGTTATCTGAAAGAAGAAGGCCTACTCGAAAACACCGTGGTTCTATTCACTTCCGATCATGGGGAGTCTCTTTTCGAACATGAGTATCTAGGGCATATAGACAGCAATTATATCGAAACCGTTTCCATCCCTATGTTGGTTTATATTCCGCCCGTTTTACAGGAAAAAGTAAACTCACAGGCTCTCAGGAGGAACACGGATAAATTGGTGGCCAACACGGATTTGATTCCTACCGTTATCGATCTTCTGGATTTGGAAACGAACTCTAACGTTAAAAATTATACTAGTCACTTAGAAGGAAAGTCGCTGCTGCGCGATATTTACGGAAACAGAAGAATCATCATCACGAATAATAACGAAATCTCTTTGTACAAAGTAGGAATTAGCTATATCAAAGGGAATTATCATTATATGATGAATCTGACTTCTTTACCCGCTAAAGAAAAGCTCTTCGATATATCCGTCGATCCTAAGGAACTTAAGGATCTTTGGGTAAGTACGAGCGAGGAAAACAAAATTTACTTCAGGGAAGAAGTGAAGGATTGCGATGTTTGCGTGGAATTATTCACCTCTCAAAATCTTCCCTATATTCACCGGAACCAGGCCGTAAAAACGGCTTCTATAAAGAATAAAGCGGAAGCCGCGGATTCCTTTTAA